A window of the Bacillota bacterium genome harbors these coding sequences:
- a CDS encoding Asp23/Gls24 family envelope stress response protein codes for MDRLPDGVQVVESESDLGSVKIADEVVAIIAGLAATEVSGVAGMSGGLAGGIAEMLGRKNFTKGVKVEVGERQTAVDLFLIVEYGVKIPEVAWHVQVDVKKAIESMTGLDVVEVNVHVQGVKIAGEEKEEEARVK; via the coding sequence TTGGATAGACTACCGGATGGAGTTCAAGTTGTGGAGTCTGAGAGCGATTTGGGAAGTGTGAAAATTGCTGATGAGGTTGTTGCTATTATTGCCGGTTTAGCGGCTACAGAAGTATCAGGTGTTGCCGGCATGAGCGGAGGGTTGGCCGGAGGTATTGCGGAAATGCTGGGCCGCAAGAATTTTACCAAAGGTGTTAAGGTAGAAGTGGGTGAAAGGCAAACGGCAGTGGACTTGTTCCTCATTGTGGAATACGGGGTGAAGATTCCGGAGGTTGCCTGGCACGTGCAAGTTGATGTCAAGAAAGCTATCGAAAGCATGACCGGTCTGGATGTGGTTGAGGTTAATGTTCATGTTCAGGGAGTAAAGATAGCAGGCGAAGAAAAAGAAGAAGAAGCTCGTGTTAAGTAA
- a CDS encoding SpoIIIAH-like family protein: MRWQERNITTWLLICVAVLLASAFYLRNQQLAKSYKLAEPPPKENSEPGPSAELGSEKQQTEPRRQDFYVEQRLDRDRVRSQEIDTLREIIHNPNTDEENRKEAQARLILLSEELAKEVEIEALIKAKGFADALVYLHSDSVHVLVKAPDLTADEAARIGDVVARSSGLPLENIIIDTRL, from the coding sequence ATGCGTTGGCAGGAAAGAAACATAACTACATGGTTATTGATTTGTGTTGCGGTTTTGCTGGCATCAGCGTTTTATCTTCGCAATCAGCAACTGGCTAAAAGCTACAAGTTGGCTGAACCCCCTCCAAAAGAAAACTCTGAGCCTGGCCCGTCAGCTGAGCTCGGGTCGGAGAAACAGCAAACGGAACCGCGCCGACAGGATTTTTATGTGGAACAACGGTTGGATCGAGATCGTGTCCGTAGTCAAGAAATCGATACTTTACGGGAGATCATACACAATCCAAACACTGATGAAGAGAACCGTAAAGAAGCCCAGGCCCGGTTAATTCTGCTCAGTGAAGAACTGGCCAAAGAAGTAGAAATAGAGGCATTGATCAAAGCCAAAGGTTTTGCCGATGCATTGGTCTATTTGCATTCTGATTCAGTGCATGTGCTAGTGAAAGCTCCTGATCTTACCGCCGACGAGGCCGCTCGTATAGGTGATGTGGTAGCCAGGAGCTCAGGGCTACCGTTGGAAAACATCATTATTGATACGCGGCTTTGA